The Argonema galeatum A003/A1 genomic sequence TTAATGACTGCGAAGGGGTTTTAGTAACCGCTGGCGAACATGGCTGTGCTTACTATTTGTCAGAAAGCGAAGGTAAGTTGCCTGCTTTCCCAGTGGATATTGTAGATACTACTGGTGCTGGCGATAGTTTTGTGGCTGGGTTCGTTCACCAAGTTTGCCAGTATGGTATCAGAGCGCTTAGCGATCGCGATACCGCTAAACGCATTGTCACCTATGCCAGTGCTGTGGGTGCTATGACGGCAATGAAACCGGGTGCGATCGCAGCTCAACCCACGGCAGCCCAAGTGGAATATTTTTTGCGATCGCATCAAAATTTGTCTTTTTAAGCACAAAAACATTAACACGCAAAGATATAGGGTGGGCAATGCTCACCCTGCTTATGGAGTTTTTGATGATGATTCCAGAAATAACCAAACAACTTTTAAATGCCAAGAAAGAAAGGAAAGTCAGCTTTGCCGATTTGGAAAAGCTTTTGGGACGAGATGAAGTATGGATTGCCGCAGTAATTTATCGTCAGGCAAGTGCTTCACTAGAAGAAGCAAATAAATTAGTTGAAGCTTTAGGACTAGGCGCGATTTATGCTAAAGAACTGACGGAATATCCTGTGAAAGGATTGGGGCCGATCGTTCCCACCGATCCTTTGATTTATCGTTTTTATGAAATTATGCAAGTTTATGGAATGCCTCTCAAAGAAGTCATTCACGAGAAGTTTGGCGATGGAATTATGAGTGCGATCGACTTCACTTTAGATGTGGAGAAAGAAGAAGATCCGAAAGGCGACAGAGTGAAAGTAATTATGAATGGGAAGTTTTTATCTTACAAAAAATGGTAGAATTAACTCTACCAAATATATTTTGCGAAAATCGCTCAAACCATCCAAAATCATCTGTGTTTCATCTGTGGTAAAAATTCAATCCTGACACTTGGGCAAGAAGTCTACTGATTAATGCAAACGACAATGGTAGTGCTAACATGAGAACAATTGCATTTCCTTGCCGCTTTTGCTAAGGAAATACAGGGCGTAGAAGTACATCCATAAGGGTAACTTTTTACACGAAGCTTGTACTGGACAAGTGAGATATTTGTCTATAACGCCTGTAACTATTGAACTAAATTGAGAAATGTCAGAATCTCTTACACCTCCAACAACCAAGCCTCGCGTTCCCCATTTCTCCTCTGGGCCTTGTGCCAAACGTCCGGGCTGGTCTGTTTCTCAGCTTCAAAATGCCTGTGTTGGTCGTTCCCATCGTTCTGAAGATGGCAAAGCCAAACTGGCAGAAGTGATCGATCGCTCCAAGAAAATTTTAGGCGTTCCCAGTGATTATCGTCTAGGTATCGTTCCGGCTTCCGATACTGGCGCAGTAGAGATGGCATTGTGGTCGCTACTGGGACAAAGACCCCTCGATATCCTGGCATGGGAAAGTTTTGGTCAGGAATGGGTGAAAGATGTCGTAGAAGAGTTGAAAATAGCCGATTTACGCCTGCTGAAAGCGCCCTACGGCAGTTTACCGGATTTAAGCCAAGTTGATTTTAGCCACGATGTCGTGTTTTTGTGGAATGGCACTACATCCGGCGTTAGAGTTCCGAATGGGGATTGGATCGCGGACGATCGCCAAGGATTGACTATTTGCGATGCGACATCGGCTGCTTTTGCGATGGATATCCCTTGGCACAAATTGGATGTCGTGACCTATTCTTGGCAAAAAGTGTTGGGTGGAGAAGCACAACATGGTATAATTGTTCTCTCTCCTCGCGCAGTGGAACGACTGCAAAGCTATGAACCGACTTGGCCCATACCCAAAATCTTTCATCTAGCCCAAAAAGGGAAGTTAATCGAGGGTATTTTTAAGGGCGATACGATCAATACACCCTCTATGTTGTGCGTGGAAGACGCGCTGGATGGACTCAAATGGTCAGAAAGTGTTGGCGGTCTTCCTGGTTTAATTGGCCGTAGCGAAGCTAATTTGAGTGCGATCGCTAAATGGGTTGAAAAGAGCAACTGGGCTGATTTTCTAGCCGAAAAACCCGAAATTCGCTCTTGTACTTCCATTTGCTTGAAAATTATCGATGCTTGGTTTACTAACCTGAGTGCGGAAGACCAAGCCAAATTCGCGAACAAGTTGGCGAAACTGCTAGAAAAGCAGCAAGTAGCTTATGATATCGCCCCCTATCGCGCTGCGCCACCTGGATTGCGAATTTGGGGAGGCGCAACGGTAGAAACCGCAGATATCGAAGCTTTACTTCCTTGGTTAGATTGGGCTTATGCGACTGTGAAAGCGGAAGCTGTACCTGTAGGTTAAGCCGATAATTGCTAATAGGTAAGTTGTTGCGCTTTAGCGCTAAAGCGCAACAACTTACCTACTAGCTACCTGCATGATGTAAAAGTTCATGGTTCATTGCTTATCCCTATTTCCATGTACTATGAACCATCAGCAATTGTCCACTCTTTGCTTAGATTTAATTAGCCATACTTGCAGTTGCAATATCAGCACGGATTAGCTGATACATTGGACTAGAGAACGGGTGAAAATCATCAGGCCAAGGCGCAGTCATATTGCACAACAAACGGAACTGTAGCGGCGTTGGTGCTGGGTTAACGCGCTCTACATGGATATGTACAAGTTCTGGATTTTGGCCGATAAAATTGAAAGCATCATCTACCAAATAGCGAGGGCAATAACCTACAGGGTATAAATCGCCTAGAAAAGTTTCGTTTGTCCGTAACATCAATGCTTTGCGATCGGAACGATTTTGAAAATCGTGAACCAGAAGCAATGGTTCATTCTTCCGAAGGTGGTTAATTCTATCGAGAGATCCTGGTGGTAAATGTCGCAATCCACGTACAAAAAAGTGGATGTGGTACAATCCATTTTCATCCCGTTCTGGACAGGGAAATACCTCAAACTTATCTGTTGCTTTTTGCCCACCACTACGAGCTAGCAACGTAATGGGATCGTCTTCGTGCTGAGGTAGATTCAACAATTCCACAAAATTTTTGTAGTTTGGTCTCGATCGCGACAGCACTCGATTGGAAAATAAAGGAAAAAGTTCAACAGATCTGTATACTTTATTCAGATCTGGCAATGAGTATAGTGGTTCAAATCCACACTTTTCTATGGCTTCAAGGATACCTTTTGTATAAGCAAACTCGTACATTTTTCCATCAAATGTTAATTTGCCGATGGGAAACCAATCTCCACTGTTTGCGTCTTGCCAAGCCAAAAAAAGCGTTTTCATCATCACTGTATAATATGCAGATCGAGTAACCTGCGTTGATTTAACTCAAGGATTTTTTGGGCAAATTTAATTGCTGTTTCTGAGATGCGATCGCTTGGAATACAGCTAAACAAGTCTAATGTATCACTAAGTGATACTTTTTCTAGATAGTCCAGCCATACTGAGGCGGCATCAGGATAGCGACCCGCCACTTCACGAAACACCTCGAAAGTCTTGAGTCGTTTCTTATCCCCAACTTTAGCATAAAAATAGGACAAACATCTTTGCTTCACATATACTTCGACAGAGTAGCCAGCGTCTTTGGTTGTAAGCCTTTCGTGACGTTTTTCATCAGGCAATTCCCTGCCAAGACAGGAACCGTGGTCGTATGTTGGCGCTAGATAAGTCGTTTGCTCCTTTGCCGATGGCTCTTTGTATTTTATCAATGCCCAGTTCTGATGGTGTCTATCGCTGTTCCCAATCCAAGCATCCAAAAGTAAGTATCCAACAAACACATCCACCGCAGTCCCAATGCCGTCTGGTGGTGTCCAGTCAATTGGTAACTGGACAGAGGATTCTTGAATGGCACTGAATACTATATCTATTGTGTGCCTAGACAAATCTTTGGGGTCTTTTGGATAGTCTGGAACTATGGGAGCAAGAACTTCATTACCCAGTATAAGAGTTCCGCCTTCGGGTACAAACGACGGTGAAATAGTGCCGCGTTTGCCGTCAAAGATCGCCAAATGATACTCAGCATGGGGTAGCTTAAGCAAAACGCACAACTCTGATGCTATCTTCTCTGCCCAATCTTCTCCTGTATTGGGTGTAGCTTCTTTACAAAGGCAAAGACCTAAATTGGGATCGCGAAACCAGAACCCTTCTTTGGTGCTTATTGTTTCATACTCTTCAGGCGCATCTGATGGAACTGTAATTACCGAAAAAACCGAACCCATTATTTTTTTACATCCAAAACAATCATCGGAAGCCAGAATTTATAACGAGTTTCAGTTTTGCCGTTGCGGTAAATGCCTTCTAATGATTGCAACATTTTTTTGCTCACTTGTGGGTTGTAAGGTAAGGTGGGCAATGCCCACCCTACGTTTTAACTCAAAAATTCCCTGGGATCGGTGACATATCCAGTCAACGCCGAAGCTGCTGCTGTATATGGCGAAGCGAGATAAATTTGCGCTTGTTTATTCCCCATCCGTCCGGGGAAGTTACGATTAGTTGTAGAAACGCAAACTTCTGGTTCGTTCATGCGACCGAAGGTATCTTTTGGCCCACCCAAACAAGCGGCGCAAGAAGGTGCAGCAGGTTCGATGCAACCAGCTTCTAAGAAAATCTCAGATAAGGTTTGCCCATCATATTTCTGGGTAAACAAATCTTCATAGACTTTCTGAGTAGCAGGCACTAAATAAGTGGGAACTTTGACCTTGCGACCCTTGATAATCTCAGCGGCGTTCATAAAATCAGAGGTTTTGCCACCTGTGCAAGAACCAATATAAACGCGATCGGTCTTGACATCGCGACATTCTCGTGCTAAGGCGCGGTTGTCTGGGGAGTGGGGTTTGGCAACGACGGGTTCTAGTTTGCTGACATCGTAGTGATGTTGGCTGTAGAATTTGGCGTCGGGGTCGGTGTAAACTGCTTGGAAGGGTTTGTTGGTGCGATCGCGCAGATAATCAAAGGTAGTCTCATCTGCGGCCACTGTACCATTTTTACCGCCAGCTTCGATCG encodes the following:
- the cynS gene encoding cyanase, coding for MMIPEITKQLLNAKKERKVSFADLEKLLGRDEVWIAAVIYRQASASLEEANKLVEALGLGAIYAKELTEYPVKGLGPIVPTDPLIYRFYEIMQVYGMPLKEVIHEKFGDGIMSAIDFTLDVEKEEDPKGDRVKVIMNGKFLSYKKW
- a CDS encoding phosphoserine transaminase, coding for MSESLTPPTTKPRVPHFSSGPCAKRPGWSVSQLQNACVGRSHRSEDGKAKLAEVIDRSKKILGVPSDYRLGIVPASDTGAVEMALWSLLGQRPLDILAWESFGQEWVKDVVEELKIADLRLLKAPYGSLPDLSQVDFSHDVVFLWNGTTSGVRVPNGDWIADDRQGLTICDATSAAFAMDIPWHKLDVVTYSWQKVLGGEAQHGIIVLSPRAVERLQSYEPTWPIPKIFHLAQKGKLIEGIFKGDTINTPSMLCVEDALDGLKWSESVGGLPGLIGRSEANLSAIAKWVEKSNWADFLAEKPEIRSCTSICLKIIDAWFTNLSAEDQAKFANKLAKLLEKQQVAYDIAPYRAAPPGLRIWGGATVETADIEALLPWLDWAYATVKAEAVPVG
- a CDS encoding DNA-binding protein; its protein translation is MMKTLFLAWQDANSGDWFPIGKLTFDGKMYEFAYTKGILEAIEKCGFEPLYSLPDLNKVYRSVELFPLFSNRVLSRSRPNYKNFVELLNLPQHEDDPITLLARSGGQKATDKFEVFPCPERDENGLYHIHFFVRGLRHLPPGSLDRINHLRKNEPLLLVHDFQNRSDRKALMLRTNETFLGDLYPVGYCPRYLVDDAFNFIGQNPELVHIHVERVNPAPTPLQFRLLCNMTAPWPDDFHPFSSPMYQLIRADIATASMAN